Proteins from a genomic interval of Xiphophorus maculatus strain JP 163 A chromosome 7, X_maculatus-5.0-male, whole genome shotgun sequence:
- the LOC102221811 gene encoding rho GTPase-activating protein 6-like isoform X1 has protein sequence MAAQGLLSSVFSCSLSPKSISKKKLRQTRSLDSTLMRHCGTEVEETSYQGDITWNTSLGPSISLKPVPLQSLSELERVRLQEVAFRRLIRCHNLGCHITVPKYGHKHKKSLRKKLDSLSKEKNREKETSPQAFGIPLSHVITNDRVHKLRHEHQHDHQREEQSNATELMLSFLHLSSGFKRPNKELSSSNSSLSSTPESHNDSPLPSTPDIASRTSRRGGVSVDCITDLDDNQARLLEALQLSLPDEAAGNRKKPRDKKLSLNPIYRQVPRIVDLCCQHLEKNGLQTVGIFRVGSSKKRVRQLREEFDQGWEVHFSDEHCVHDVAALLKKFLRDLPDPLLTRELYTAFIHTMLLDYSKQQSAIQLLIFLLPPSNSDTLQRILSLLSTVSSYAEDSLDTERRKIPGNKMTSRNLATILGPNLLHKQKNSDKEFAVQSFAHAEESSAIISVVQRMIDAYDMLFMVPADLQNEVLISLLETDSDVVEYLLRRRASQCSESGILRPEDSFSLTESCMSSDSLKASSGEVSPYDNNSPVLSDRLLLNDTEHSSLNSDRDPICPRQYKLSDHSKDGSGSASPTLSADKDASADCFWDTWHELFGKDFISHHITGSLGDASECDSYGSLEGLSSHQGNNKLPVRATQTSLGVLENRPHLPVTCSSSGPHDHREQRQPESPLHQSLSSQSGAVTSDSSVQRTGRPTCPLFMDRTEVLSPCLCAGSVRETSVAPCPVSVFNHQPDAQTLLLPQQNPPALQTVDPTERKMASDCSNLQTEKWHIWQMMSNKNPETYPESLV, from the exons ATGGCCGCACAAGGACTTTTGAGCAGCGTGTTCTCATGCTCGCTTAGCCCCAAAAGTATTTCCAAGAAGAAACTGAGGCAGACCAGAAGTTTGGATTCGACTTTGATGCGGCACTGTGGTACCGAGGTTGAGGAAACTTCGTATCAG GGTGACATCACCTGGAATACATCTTTGGGACCCAGCATTTCCCTAAAGCCAGTCCCACTGCAGAGCCTCTCAGAACTGGAGAGggtccgccttcaggaagttgcCTTCAGGCGACTGATTCGGTGTCACAATCTGGGCTGCCATATCACCGTTCCAAAAT ATGGCCACAAGCACAAGAAGTCTCTTAGGAAGAAGTTGGATTCGTTATCTAAGGAAAAGAACAGAGAGAAAG AGACTTCACCACAGGCGTTTGGCATACCGCTGTCGCACGTCATAACCAACGACCGCGTGCACAAGCTCCGGCATGAACACCAGCACGATCACCAGCGGGAGGAGCAGAGTAATGCTACTGAATTGATGCTATCCTTCCTTCACCTGTCCTCTGGCTTCAAACGGCCTAACAAGGAGCTCTCCAGCAGCAACTCCTCTCTGAGCTCCACCCCAGAGAGCCATAACGATTCTCCACTCCCCAGCACACCAGACATAGCCTCACGGACATCCAGGAGG GGTGGAGTGTCTGTGGATTGCATCACTGACCTCGATGATAACCAGGCTCGGCTGTTGGAGGCCCTTCAGCTGTCTCTGCCAGATGAGGCAGCCGGGAACAGGAAGAAACCCCGTGACAAAAAGCTCAGCCTTAACCCTATTTACAGACAGGTGCCAAGGATAGTTGATCTCTGCTGCcaacacttggaaaaaaatg GCTTGCAGACAGTAGGAATTTTCCGCGTTGGGAGTTCCAAAAAGAGAGTACGACAG CTCCGTGAGGAGTTTGATCAAGGCTGGGAAGTGCACTTTAGCGATGAGCACTGCGTCCACGATGTTGCTGCTCTGTTGAAGAAGTTCCTCAGAGACCTGCCTGACCCGCTGCTGACAAGAGAACTGTACACAGCTTTCATCCACACAATGC tgctgGATTATTCCAAACAACAGAGTGCCATCCAGCTCCTCATATTTCTGCTTCCTCCCTCTAATAGCGACACGCTGCAGCGCATCCTCAGCTTATTGTCCACTGTGTCCTCATATGCTGAAGACAGCCTGGACACAGAAAGacgaaag ATCCCAGGAAACAAGATGACGTCACGCAATTTAGCCACAATCCTTGGTCCCAACTTGTTGCACAAGCAAAAGAACTCAGACAAAGAGTTTGCTGTCCAGAGTTTTGCCCATGCAGAAGAGAGTTCAGCCATCATCAGTGTTGTCCAAAGGATGATCGATGCTTATGATATGCTGTTTATG GTTCCTGCAGATCTTCAGAATGAGGTGCTGATTAGCTTGCTTGAAACGGATTCTGATGTTGTCGAATATCTGCTGCGAAGAAGGGCCTCTCAGTGCTC gGAGTCAGGCATTCTGAGGCCAGAAGATTCATTTTCTCTGACTGAGAGTTGCATGTCTAGTGACTCCCTCAAAGCGTCCAGCGGAGAGGTGTCTCCTTATGACAATAACTCTCCTGTGCTGTCAGATCGACTGCTACTTAATGACACAGAGCACAGCAGTTTGAACTCAGACAGAGATCCCATATGCCCCAGGCAGTACAAACTAAGTGACCATTCCAAAGATGGATCAGGAAGCGCTTCGCCAACCCTTTCCGCTGACAAAG ATGCCTCGGCTGATTGTTTCTGGGACACCTGGCATGAGCTCTTTGGGAAGGATTTTATTAGCCATCACATTACTG GCTCCCTTGGAGATGCCTCAGAATGTGACTCGTATGGATCGTTGGAGGGACTGAGCAGTCACCAAGGCAACAACAAGCTGCCCGTCAGAGCGACACAAACATCATTGGGCGTTTTGGAGAACAGGCCACACCTCCCAGTGACTTGCAGCAGCAGTGGTCCTCATGACCACAGAGAGCAGAGGCAGCCAGAATCACCGTTACATCAGTCTCTGAGCAGCCAATCAGGGGCTGTTACCTCAGACAGCTCAGTACAAAGGACGGGACGCCCTACATGTCCATTATTTATGGACAGAACAGAGGTTTTGTCTCCTTGTCTGTGTGCTGGATCTGTTCGGGAAACTTCAGTTGCTCCCTGCCCAGTCTCTGTTTTCAACCATCAGCCCGACGCCCAGACATTGCTGCTCCCCCAGCAGAACCCGCCTGCCCTTCAGACTGTAGATCCAACAGAGAGGAAAATGGCCTCTGACTGCTCAAACTTACAGACAGAAAAGTGGCACATCTGGCAGatgatgtcaaataaaaatccagaaacCTACCCAGAAAGTTTGGTGTGA
- the LOC102221811 gene encoding rho GTPase-activating protein 6-like isoform X2, whose product MGERSSILCLGDITWNTSLGPSISLKPVPLQSLSELERVRLQEVAFRRLIRCHNLGCHITVPKYGHKHKKSLRKKLDSLSKEKNREKETSPQAFGIPLSHVITNDRVHKLRHEHQHDHQREEQSNATELMLSFLHLSSGFKRPNKELSSSNSSLSSTPESHNDSPLPSTPDIASRTSRRGGVSVDCITDLDDNQARLLEALQLSLPDEAAGNRKKPRDKKLSLNPIYRQVPRIVDLCCQHLEKNGLQTVGIFRVGSSKKRVRQLREEFDQGWEVHFSDEHCVHDVAALLKKFLRDLPDPLLTRELYTAFIHTMLLDYSKQQSAIQLLIFLLPPSNSDTLQRILSLLSTVSSYAEDSLDTERRKIPGNKMTSRNLATILGPNLLHKQKNSDKEFAVQSFAHAEESSAIISVVQRMIDAYDMLFMVPADLQNEVLISLLETDSDVVEYLLRRRASQCSESGILRPEDSFSLTESCMSSDSLKASSGEVSPYDNNSPVLSDRLLLNDTEHSSLNSDRDPICPRQYKLSDHSKDGSGSASPTLSADKDASADCFWDTWHELFGKDFISHHITGSLGDASECDSYGSLEGLSSHQGNNKLPVRATQTSLGVLENRPHLPVTCSSSGPHDHREQRQPESPLHQSLSSQSGAVTSDSSVQRTGRPTCPLFMDRTEVLSPCLCAGSVRETSVAPCPVSVFNHQPDAQTLLLPQQNPPALQTVDPTERKMASDCSNLQTEKWHIWQMMSNKNPETYPESLV is encoded by the exons ATGGGAGAACGAAGCAGCATCCTTTGTCTT GGTGACATCACCTGGAATACATCTTTGGGACCCAGCATTTCCCTAAAGCCAGTCCCACTGCAGAGCCTCTCAGAACTGGAGAGggtccgccttcaggaagttgcCTTCAGGCGACTGATTCGGTGTCACAATCTGGGCTGCCATATCACCGTTCCAAAAT ATGGCCACAAGCACAAGAAGTCTCTTAGGAAGAAGTTGGATTCGTTATCTAAGGAAAAGAACAGAGAGAAAG AGACTTCACCACAGGCGTTTGGCATACCGCTGTCGCACGTCATAACCAACGACCGCGTGCACAAGCTCCGGCATGAACACCAGCACGATCACCAGCGGGAGGAGCAGAGTAATGCTACTGAATTGATGCTATCCTTCCTTCACCTGTCCTCTGGCTTCAAACGGCCTAACAAGGAGCTCTCCAGCAGCAACTCCTCTCTGAGCTCCACCCCAGAGAGCCATAACGATTCTCCACTCCCCAGCACACCAGACATAGCCTCACGGACATCCAGGAGG GGTGGAGTGTCTGTGGATTGCATCACTGACCTCGATGATAACCAGGCTCGGCTGTTGGAGGCCCTTCAGCTGTCTCTGCCAGATGAGGCAGCCGGGAACAGGAAGAAACCCCGTGACAAAAAGCTCAGCCTTAACCCTATTTACAGACAGGTGCCAAGGATAGTTGATCTCTGCTGCcaacacttggaaaaaaatg GCTTGCAGACAGTAGGAATTTTCCGCGTTGGGAGTTCCAAAAAGAGAGTACGACAG CTCCGTGAGGAGTTTGATCAAGGCTGGGAAGTGCACTTTAGCGATGAGCACTGCGTCCACGATGTTGCTGCTCTGTTGAAGAAGTTCCTCAGAGACCTGCCTGACCCGCTGCTGACAAGAGAACTGTACACAGCTTTCATCCACACAATGC tgctgGATTATTCCAAACAACAGAGTGCCATCCAGCTCCTCATATTTCTGCTTCCTCCCTCTAATAGCGACACGCTGCAGCGCATCCTCAGCTTATTGTCCACTGTGTCCTCATATGCTGAAGACAGCCTGGACACAGAAAGacgaaag ATCCCAGGAAACAAGATGACGTCACGCAATTTAGCCACAATCCTTGGTCCCAACTTGTTGCACAAGCAAAAGAACTCAGACAAAGAGTTTGCTGTCCAGAGTTTTGCCCATGCAGAAGAGAGTTCAGCCATCATCAGTGTTGTCCAAAGGATGATCGATGCTTATGATATGCTGTTTATG GTTCCTGCAGATCTTCAGAATGAGGTGCTGATTAGCTTGCTTGAAACGGATTCTGATGTTGTCGAATATCTGCTGCGAAGAAGGGCCTCTCAGTGCTC gGAGTCAGGCATTCTGAGGCCAGAAGATTCATTTTCTCTGACTGAGAGTTGCATGTCTAGTGACTCCCTCAAAGCGTCCAGCGGAGAGGTGTCTCCTTATGACAATAACTCTCCTGTGCTGTCAGATCGACTGCTACTTAATGACACAGAGCACAGCAGTTTGAACTCAGACAGAGATCCCATATGCCCCAGGCAGTACAAACTAAGTGACCATTCCAAAGATGGATCAGGAAGCGCTTCGCCAACCCTTTCCGCTGACAAAG ATGCCTCGGCTGATTGTTTCTGGGACACCTGGCATGAGCTCTTTGGGAAGGATTTTATTAGCCATCACATTACTG GCTCCCTTGGAGATGCCTCAGAATGTGACTCGTATGGATCGTTGGAGGGACTGAGCAGTCACCAAGGCAACAACAAGCTGCCCGTCAGAGCGACACAAACATCATTGGGCGTTTTGGAGAACAGGCCACACCTCCCAGTGACTTGCAGCAGCAGTGGTCCTCATGACCACAGAGAGCAGAGGCAGCCAGAATCACCGTTACATCAGTCTCTGAGCAGCCAATCAGGGGCTGTTACCTCAGACAGCTCAGTACAAAGGACGGGACGCCCTACATGTCCATTATTTATGGACAGAACAGAGGTTTTGTCTCCTTGTCTGTGTGCTGGATCTGTTCGGGAAACTTCAGTTGCTCCCTGCCCAGTCTCTGTTTTCAACCATCAGCCCGACGCCCAGACATTGCTGCTCCCCCAGCAGAACCCGCCTGCCCTTCAGACTGTAGATCCAACAGAGAGGAAAATGGCCTCTGACTGCTCAAACTTACAGACAGAAAAGTGGCACATCTGGCAGatgatgtcaaataaaaatccagaaacCTACCCAGAAAGTTTGGTGTGA